The Treponema medium genome has a window encoding:
- a CDS encoding ATP-binding protein, with protein sequence MSSGKKLIKYNSELIHDLPPWAQELATKYCTETVNLYFVHGNIRDFLPHNHRASAHFVFVKIWDYISEVIFGNKDIIVFYDKSSGVSFCMQEMEQTYIATMHSRYPEVPIEDFYSRDPVKAFAYLERYFTLNMGSGRRMVLIIDYAETVIPAEEIGNLDAVDRYCLVTLNRWSHDPQFTNEDISIVMLTENLADVNSRLVASPSTVKVAIPLPSEAIRIHFLTYLQNKEELLLERLLNAERVGKLTSGLNLLNLNQLAKESYNEDVPITFEYLRKKKQEIIENEAGGLLEFLETEHDLSFIAGHEFVKKRFKSMAKALKQGRTDVLPMGYLISGPIGTGKSFLVSAFAGEIGIPMVRLKNFHTQWQGTTESNLEKVLNILRAMAPVAVMIDEADAVLGNRKMQDGVGSSRVFAQIANFMGNTDYRGKIIWFLITSRPDLLPIDLKRQGRAEEHLALFYPETLTEKVEIFETLQRKLKIKTKDISFSNIINRKLKFPISGADIEAILVRSKMNASADNRMMLTAEDIEQTIDDFIPPSYPYDIELQNLVAVLECTSKEMLPKQYQNIQRSKLVAEIQELKQLLGEK encoded by the coding sequence TTGTCTTCGGGAAAAAAACTGATTAAATACAATAGCGAGCTTATCCACGATTTGCCTCCGTGGGCACAGGAGCTTGCAACCAAATATTGTACCGAAACGGTCAACCTTTATTTTGTACATGGTAATATCCGTGATTTTTTACCGCATAATCATCGGGCAAGTGCTCATTTCGTTTTTGTAAAGATATGGGACTATATTTCGGAAGTTATTTTCGGTAATAAGGATATTATCGTATTTTACGATAAATCGAGCGGAGTGTCTTTTTGTATGCAAGAGATGGAGCAGACCTATATTGCAACAATGCACAGCCGCTATCCCGAAGTCCCCATCGAAGATTTTTATTCCCGCGATCCCGTTAAAGCCTTTGCATACCTTGAACGCTATTTTACGCTGAATATGGGCAGCGGCCGTAGAATGGTGCTTATTATCGATTATGCGGAAACGGTTATCCCTGCGGAGGAAATAGGGAACCTTGATGCAGTCGACCGTTACTGTTTGGTTACCTTGAACCGATGGTCTCACGATCCTCAGTTTACAAATGAAGATATTTCGATTGTTATGTTGACCGAGAACCTTGCCGACGTGAACTCACGGCTTGTCGCCTCTCCTTCAACGGTCAAAGTCGCTATCCCGCTCCCATCGGAAGCAATCCGTATTCATTTTTTAACGTATTTGCAGAATAAGGAAGAGCTGTTGTTGGAGCGGCTCCTCAATGCTGAACGGGTCGGAAAACTGACGTCGGGATTAAATTTATTAAACCTTAATCAGCTGGCAAAAGAATCATATAACGAAGATGTGCCGATTACGTTTGAATATCTCCGCAAAAAAAAGCAGGAAATTATCGAAAATGAAGCGGGCGGCTTACTGGAATTTTTGGAAACAGAACATGATCTCTCATTTATTGCAGGGCATGAATTTGTAAAAAAGCGCTTTAAGTCGATGGCAAAGGCGCTCAAACAGGGAAGAACCGATGTACTCCCAATGGGCTATTTAATTTCCGGGCCGATCGGTACGGGTAAGTCTTTCCTCGTTTCGGCATTTGCCGGAGAAATCGGCATCCCGATGGTGCGGCTTAAAAATTTTCACACACAATGGCAGGGGACAACCGAATCGAATTTAGAAAAAGTGCTGAATATTCTGCGAGCAATGGCGCCTGTTGCCGTGATGATCGATGAAGCGGATGCCGTTTTAGGAAACCGTAAAATGCAGGATGGTGTCGGTTCCTCCCGCGTATTTGCGCAAATTGCAAACTTTATGGGCAACACCGATTACCGCGGAAAAATCATCTGGTTTTTAATTACCAGCCGTCCCGATTTATTGCCGATAGACTTAAAACGGCAAGGAAGAGCAGAGGAACACTTAGCGCTGTTTTATCCTGAAACGTTGACAGAAAAAGTTGAGATTTTTGAAACGCTGCAACGAAAGCTGAAAATTAAAACAAAAGATATTTCTTTTTCTAATATTATCAATAGAAAACTGAAATTTCCTATATCCGGTGCGGACATTGAGGCCATTTTGGTTAGGTCGAAAATGAATGCAAGTGCTGACAACCGTATGATGTTGACAGCAGAAGATATCGAACAGACAATCGACGATTTTATCCCGCCATCCTATCCCTATGATATTGAATTACAGAATTTAGTCGCCGTACTCGAGTGTACCAGTAAAGAGATGCTGCCCAAGCAATATCAGAATATTCAGCGCTCAAAACTGGTTGCAGAGATACAGGAATTAAAACAACTCCTTGGGGAAAAGTAA
- a CDS encoding YggT family protein, protein MMRSLLLTVRQLINAYLFLCFIKILLSWVPSAAYSSFGRVLSSICDPYLNWFRRFRFTRIGMVDFSPILSLGILSIAAQLITSILATGTISLWVVFVSIIQLVWSFIGFMLNLLIIFLIIRLGYDLFGSSNSSPFWYNLDKFLSPVIAKVTGFFPRKPLQYRTRLILTILMILLLRIVLGLFVGSLLFQFKVIKII, encoded by the coding sequence ATGATGCGTTCATTATTATTAACTGTTAGGCAGCTTATCAATGCCTATCTCTTTTTGTGCTTTATTAAAATTTTGTTGTCGTGGGTTCCTTCTGCGGCGTATTCATCATTTGGCAGGGTGTTGTCATCCATCTGCGATCCTTATCTGAATTGGTTTAGACGCTTCAGATTTACCCGCATTGGTATGGTCGATTTTTCACCTATTTTGTCGCTCGGTATATTGTCCATTGCAGCGCAGCTTATCACTTCCATCCTTGCGACTGGGACGATTTCTCTTTGGGTAGTATTTGTGAGCATCATACAACTGGTATGGTCGTTTATCGGTTTTATGCTCAACCTGCTGATCATTTTCTTGATTATCCGGCTGGGGTACGATCTTTTCGGTTCGTCAAACAGCTCTCCGTTTTGGTATAACTTGGATAAATTTTTAAGCCCCGTTATTGCGAAGGTTACCGGTTTCTTTCCGCGAAAACCGCTGCAGTATCGCACTCGACTGATCTTGACGATTCTTATGATTCTTTTACTTCGTATTGTGCTTGGCCTTTTTGTCGGTTCTCTGTTATTTCAGTTTAAAGTGATAAAAATCATCTAG
- a CDS encoding 5'-methylthioadenosine/adenosylhomocysteine nucleosidase — protein sequence MRIGIFAAEQQEIENIQQSLQGQKTERAGLVFYEAEHGTHTVISVCGGIGKVNAAICTQLLISEFHAEIIINTGTAGGLNDSLHVFDLVVSTDAVQHDVNVSVFGYAKGQIAGTASPFWKADDGLRTAFIKTFTQLKTDRAEDFANTDSMIAGRIASGDRFIVDPAVKQEIISTFKADCVEMEGAAVAQTCAMNAIPFVILRCISDNAGEPAAISYQQFSKEASRISAMLVLHTIALL from the coding sequence ATGAGAATTGGTATATTTGCGGCGGAGCAGCAAGAGATAGAAAATATTCAGCAAAGTCTGCAAGGACAAAAGACTGAAAGAGCCGGACTCGTGTTTTATGAAGCGGAACACGGTACACATACGGTTATCAGTGTATGCGGCGGAATCGGTAAAGTGAATGCGGCAATTTGTACGCAGTTGTTGATTTCGGAATTTCATGCGGAAATAATTATCAACACCGGTACTGCCGGAGGGTTAAACGATTCTTTGCATGTATTCGACTTGGTTGTTTCGACCGATGCGGTACAACATGATGTGAATGTTTCGGTATTCGGTTATGCGAAAGGGCAGATCGCCGGTACAGCGTCTCCGTTTTGGAAGGCAGACGACGGTCTGCGTACCGCTTTCATAAAAACTTTTACGCAGCTGAAAACCGACCGTGCGGAAGATTTTGCAAATACCGACAGCATGATTGCCGGACGCATCGCTTCGGGAGACCGCTTTATTGTAGACCCTGCAGTAAAGCAGGAGATTATCTCGACGTTTAAAGCCGACTGCGTTGAAATGGAAGGTGCCGCAGTTGCTCAAACCTGCGCAATGAACGCCATACCCTTTGTGATATTGCGCTGTATCTCGGACAATGCGGGGGAACCTGCTGCGATCTCATATCAGCAATTTTCAAAAGAGGCATCCCGTATCTCCGCTATGCTAGTACTACACACGATTGCCCTCCTATAA
- the rpiA gene encoding ribose-5-phosphate isomerase RpiA, whose translation MSNTISVEDQKVLVAHAAIDKLISEGLIHSGMKIGLGTGSTAMPAVKRLAEYIAKGKLKDIAAVPTSFQTSIACEEFNIPIFSLSSGRINGSLDLTIDGADEIDPKKNLIKGGGAALLREKIIAYNSELFVVIGDETKSVKTLGIHFPLPIEIVPEARLSIMKKLEIYGVSMIIRDGIRKKGPVITDNGNFIMDIKWPPNAKINPAKLESELNAIPGIIENGFFTQKQPRVFLSRSNGTVEEF comes from the coding sequence ATGAGTAATACGATAAGTGTTGAAGATCAAAAAGTATTGGTTGCACACGCTGCTATTGACAAACTGATTTCCGAAGGGCTCATCCATTCCGGCATGAAGATCGGTCTTGGAACCGGCTCTACTGCGATGCCTGCAGTAAAACGCTTGGCTGAGTATATTGCAAAAGGGAAGCTAAAAGACATCGCCGCCGTTCCCACCAGTTTTCAGACATCGATAGCGTGCGAGGAATTCAACATTCCCATTTTTTCCCTCAGTTCGGGACGAATTAACGGATCGTTAGATCTTACGATCGATGGAGCGGATGAGATTGATCCTAAAAAAAATCTGATTAAAGGCGGCGGGGCGGCTTTGCTGCGTGAAAAAATTATTGCGTATAACAGCGAACTGTTCGTTGTTATCGGCGATGAAACAAAAAGCGTCAAAACATTGGGCATACATTTTCCGCTCCCCATCGAAATTGTACCGGAAGCACGGCTCAGTATTATGAAAAAACTTGAAATCTACGGCGTTTCGATGATTATCCGTGACGGTATCCGGAAAAAGGGGCCGGTTATCACCGATAACGGAAACTTCATCATGGATATAAAATGGCCGCCCAATGCAAAAATCAATCCCGCTAAATTGGAAAGCGAATTAAATGCCATACCCGGCATTATCGAAAACGGATTTTTTACCCAAAAACAGCCGCGCGTCTTTTTAAGCCGCTCAAACGGAACCGTCGAAGAATTCTAA
- a CDS encoding type I 3-dehydroquinate dehydratase has translation MVPKICLVLTENTIDKNIQLIERYRPWINIVELRADFLDPQELLHIRMFPKLAHIPAILTIRRFLDGGAFKGGEGSRITLFARGLAFADTEPLNNFAYLDLESDVQAPSLEEAAQAFNIGIIRSVHSIKTPIKDIAAKIREIRRTDEEIVKIAYKADNLADVTALFKQAPQFNGQNILIAMGKYGIPSRILAAKLHSPIVYTMPREYIIQHHLEQEFIDPITLNELYRFRTINDETRIYGVVGTDTTRSLSPAIHNSGFTRKNINAVYIPISAADSKEVIPFADCTGIAGLSVTHPFKFDIIPFLDSIGPASTACGAVNTVLFDGGKRRGFNTDIDGFSRALQEFLHVQSLRFKHVAIIGTGGAAHAIANALHLLHGKACVFGRSAEKAKQLAERYNFRWAVSDLASVRILKKYSDIIIQATSVGMHEDEDPLEFYSFSGAEKVFDVIYTPEKTALLKRAEAAGCDICNGYNMLRYQAYKQFELFTGGSYE, from the coding sequence ATGGTACCTAAAATATGCCTTGTATTGACGGAAAATACAATCGACAAGAACATTCAGCTGATCGAACGGTACCGTCCGTGGATCAATATTGTCGAACTGCGGGCAGATTTTCTTGATCCGCAGGAGCTGCTGCATATCCGTATGTTCCCGAAGCTTGCGCATATACCGGCTATTTTAACCATACGCAGATTTCTGGACGGCGGAGCATTCAAAGGCGGGGAAGGCTCCCGTATCACACTGTTTGCCCGCGGCCTCGCCTTTGCGGATACCGAACCGCTTAATAATTTTGCATATCTCGACCTCGAATCCGATGTGCAGGCGCCAAGTTTGGAAGAAGCAGCGCAAGCCTTTAATATCGGTATTATCCGCAGTGTTCACAGTATCAAAACTCCGATTAAAGACATCGCTGCTAAAATACGCGAAATTCGGCGGACGGACGAAGAAATTGTAAAAATTGCATATAAGGCCGATAACCTTGCAGATGTAACGGCGCTTTTCAAACAAGCACCGCAGTTTAACGGACAAAATATCTTGATTGCGATGGGCAAGTACGGTATTCCTTCTCGTATTTTAGCGGCAAAACTGCATTCTCCAATTGTATATACCATGCCGCGGGAATATATTATACAACATCATTTGGAACAAGAATTCATCGATCCTATTACGCTCAATGAGCTGTATCGCTTTCGCACAATAAATGACGAAACACGCATATACGGGGTCGTCGGTACAGATACGACAAGGAGTCTCAGTCCTGCTATTCACAACAGCGGTTTTACACGAAAAAATATCAACGCCGTTTATATCCCAATTTCGGCCGCAGACAGCAAGGAAGTTATTCCATTTGCCGATTGTACCGGAATAGCAGGGCTCTCGGTTACTCATCCGTTTAAATTCGATATTATTCCTTTTTTGGATTCGATCGGGCCTGCTTCGACTGCCTGCGGTGCAGTGAATACGGTACTGTTTGACGGCGGCAAACGACGGGGCTTCAATACCGATATCGACGGTTTTTCGCGGGCTTTGCAAGAATTTTTGCACGTTCAGAGCCTGAGATTTAAACATGTTGCTATTATCGGTACCGGCGGAGCGGCGCACGCAATCGCCAATGCCCTACATCTACTGCATGGGAAAGCCTGTGTTTTCGGCCGTTCTGCGGAAAAAGCAAAACAGCTGGCAGAACGATATAACTTTCGATGGGCGGTATCGGACTTAGCCTCTGTCCGTATACTTAAAAAATATTCCGACATTATTATACAGGCGACCTCCGTCGGTATGCATGAGGATGAAGATCCGCTTGAATTTTACAGTTTTTCGGGCGCCGAAAAGGTATTCGACGTTATCTATACTCCCGAAAAAACCGCGCTCTTAAAACGTGCCGAAGCTGCCGGCTGCGATATTTGTAACGGATACAATATGCTTCGCTACCAAGCATATAAACAATTTGAACTATTTACAGGAGGTTCCTATGAGTAA
- a CDS encoding GrdX family protein produces MIVTNNNLIPAPDIFVEGDYYSVLLQARDLVYEGHELLMHPLFASIRMLLSPVKTLILSDIKKSMKENENSLVIIGEAILKYKNLIKNRTCDFEHIDDYKILDLQLFNHAQSELGMSQKSGAFETDLIL; encoded by the coding sequence TTGATTGTAACAAATAATAACTTAATTCCCGCTCCCGATATATTTGTAGAAGGAGATTATTATAGCGTTCTTTTACAGGCTCGCGACTTAGTGTACGAGGGGCATGAACTGTTAATGCATCCTTTATTTGCAAGCATCCGTATGTTACTAAGTCCTGTAAAAACATTAATATTATCGGATATAAAAAAATCAATGAAAGAAAATGAAAATTCTTTAGTCATAATAGGAGAAGCCATTCTAAAATATAAAAACCTTATTAAAAACAGAACATGTGATTTCGAACATATTGATGATTATAAAATACTCGATTTACAGTTGTTTAATCATGCTCAAAGCGAGCTGGGAATGTCACAAAAGTCGGGTGCTTTCGAGACAGACCTAATTTTATAG
- a CDS encoding glycine/sarcosine/betaine reductase component B subunit, with translation MKLQLGDIKIADIKLADKTQIKDHILYVNPDDLKTELLKDSRIKDIKIDIARPGDKTRIIPVKDVIEPRVKIEGGQSGFPGLTAKMSQQGSGFVKCLKGAAVVTIGDMVGFQEGVIDMWGECAKYTPFSKTFNLVVDISVVEGLNPHTHEEVVRIAGLKASEIVGKAGIDIECDEITHYDLGNLKEETEKYPNLPKIVYVEMLISQGLLHDSYIYGVNTSQILPTLMHPNEELDNAVISGNCVAACDKITTYQHQNNSVILDLYKEHGKTINFLGVIPMPELTTLEGKVRTCNFTAKLISSLGADGVIVSEEGYGNPDSDLVMICARCEKNGIKTVLITDECAGWDGMSQPLADTAPEAVAVISTGNVSHVLNLEAADKIIGNDKAVQTVAGGWEGCIGKDGSMKVELNAVIAATSEIGYHTVSVEAM, from the coding sequence ATGAAATTACAGCTGGGGGATATCAAAATAGCTGATATCAAATTGGCCGATAAAACGCAGATTAAAGATCACATTTTATATGTGAATCCTGATGACCTTAAAACCGAACTGTTAAAAGATTCGAGAATTAAAGACATCAAAATCGATATTGCGCGGCCCGGTGATAAAACAAGGATTATTCCGGTAAAAGATGTTATTGAACCGCGGGTCAAAATTGAAGGCGGTCAATCGGGTTTTCCGGGGCTTACTGCTAAAATGTCGCAGCAGGGATCAGGCTTTGTGAAGTGTCTTAAAGGCGCCGCCGTAGTTACCATAGGTGACATGGTCGGTTTCCAAGAAGGGGTTATTGATATGTGGGGCGAATGTGCCAAATACACACCTTTTTCAAAAACCTTCAATTTGGTTGTAGACATTTCGGTTGTTGAAGGGCTTAATCCCCATACCCATGAAGAGGTTGTAAGGATTGCAGGTTTAAAGGCTTCTGAAATAGTAGGCAAGGCGGGAATTGACATTGAATGCGATGAAATTACGCACTATGATTTAGGGAACCTGAAAGAAGAAACTGAAAAATATCCCAACCTCCCCAAAATTGTTTATGTCGAGATGCTTATCAGCCAAGGTTTGTTACACGACAGCTATATTTACGGCGTCAATACTTCGCAAATTCTTCCCACGCTTATGCATCCGAATGAAGAGCTCGACAATGCCGTCATTTCGGGTAACTGTGTTGCAGCATGTGATAAGATTACAACATATCAGCATCAAAACAATTCCGTAATTCTTGATCTATACAAAGAACATGGAAAAACCATTAATTTTTTAGGTGTTATTCCCATGCCTGAATTAACCACACTCGAAGGAAAAGTACGGACATGTAATTTTACCGCAAAATTAATCAGCAGTTTAGGTGCGGACGGTGTGATTGTTTCCGAAGAGGGATACGGTAACCCCGATTCCGATTTGGTTATGATTTGCGCACGATGCGAAAAGAACGGCATTAAAACGGTTTTAATAACCGATGAATGTGCCGGTTGGGACGGTATGAGCCAACCCCTTGCCGACACTGCGCCTGAAGCCGTAGCGGTAATTTCCACAGGCAATGTGAGCCATGTACTCAACTTAGAAGCTGCAGACAAGATTATCGGTAATGACAAGGCGGTACAAACAGTAGCCGGCGGCTGGGAAGGATGTATAGGGAAAGACGGTTCTATGAAAGTAGAACTTAATGCCGTAATCGCTGCAACAAGCGAGATAGGCTACCATACCGTTTCGGTAGAGGCTATGTAG
- a CDS encoding glycine/betaine/sarcosine/D-proline family reductase selenoprotein B, whose translation MKKVICYINQFFGQIGGEEKAGIAPEYREGAVGSALGLDEKLKPEAQVIGTIICGDNYFNEHTKEALAFIENILETQKPDLVVAGPAFNAGRYGMACAGVIEPVTQKGIPALTAMYPENPGVDAIKGAALIVETSDTAGGMRKALPCLANLAKKILQNEKIGKPSEEGYIPQGKRNTVLVEKRGSRRAVEMLLKRINNEKFETELPMPHFDTVEPALPIKDLSKASIAIVTTGGIVPRGNPDKLQSASARIWIKHDISSLDALKGTYETIHGGYDPVYANELPDRVVPLDILYEMKQKGEIAGIYKYFYSTTGTGTSVGNAVKFGKEIGKELREAGVDGVILTSTUGTCTRCGATMVKEIERFGIPVVHMATITTISKSVGANRIVPTIAIPYPVGNPRLSPEDERALRRSLTQKAVQSLATAVSGVTEFE comes from the coding sequence ATGAAAAAGGTGATTTGTTATATAAACCAATTTTTCGGGCAAATCGGCGGTGAAGAAAAAGCGGGGATTGCTCCTGAATATCGGGAAGGCGCTGTCGGCTCCGCATTAGGGCTTGACGAAAAATTAAAACCGGAAGCGCAGGTGATCGGTACTATCATTTGCGGCGATAACTATTTTAATGAGCATACAAAAGAAGCGCTTGCATTTATAGAAAACATCCTCGAAACGCAAAAACCTGATTTGGTCGTCGCGGGCCCTGCTTTTAATGCAGGCCGTTACGGTATGGCGTGCGCAGGGGTGATTGAACCGGTAACCCAAAAGGGTATCCCTGCTTTAACCGCAATGTACCCTGAAAATCCCGGCGTAGATGCAATAAAAGGAGCTGCGCTCATTGTAGAAACAAGCGATACGGCAGGCGGAATGCGTAAAGCGCTGCCGTGTCTTGCAAATCTTGCAAAAAAGATTTTGCAGAATGAAAAAATCGGAAAACCGTCCGAAGAAGGGTATATTCCGCAAGGAAAGAGAAACACCGTCTTGGTCGAAAAACGAGGGTCACGGCGAGCTGTTGAAATGCTTTTAAAGCGTATCAATAACGAAAAGTTTGAAACCGAACTTCCCATGCCGCACTTTGATACGGTTGAACCCGCTTTACCCATTAAGGATTTATCGAAGGCCTCTATCGCGATTGTAACAACCGGTGGTATTGTACCTAGAGGAAACCCCGACAAATTACAGTCGGCTTCCGCCCGGATTTGGATTAAGCATGATATTTCTTCTCTCGACGCCTTAAAGGGAACCTACGAAACCATTCACGGCGGGTACGATCCCGTTTATGCAAATGAGCTTCCCGATAGAGTTGTTCCGCTCGATATACTTTATGAAATGAAGCAAAAAGGCGAAATAGCCGGAATTTATAAGTATTTTTATTCGACTACGGGAACGGGAACGTCTGTAGGAAACGCAGTAAAGTTCGGAAAAGAAATAGGAAAAGAGCTCCGTGAAGCCGGTGTCGATGGGGTAATTCTCACAAGCACGTGAGGCACCTGTACTCGTTGCGGTGCAACGATGGTAAAAGAAATTGAACGATTCGGTATTCCGGTTGTTCACATGGCAACTATTACTACTATTTCAAAATCCGTCGGCGCAAATAGAATTGTTCCGACAATTGCAATTCCGTATCCTGTCGGGAATCCCCGTCTGTCTCCGGAAGATGAACGTGCCCTTCGCCGTTCTCTCACGCAGAAAGCAGTCCAATCCTTAGCTACAGCGGTAAGCGGTGTAACGGAATTTGAATAA
- a CDS encoding sodium:solute symporter family protein — protein sequence MINWIIFAIAAMVLIAVGFFSNRKIKQDTNASEGFLLGAKQIGPFIGAGTLMATGYSGWGFIGSPGTAYAFGTIEILANFFFAPAITFGALWFASYMRKNAEAMGGLTVPSYLAKIHRGTEKEQRAIQFISGFATLLFLTVYIVGQIRAVGLVAAEWLGVSQQIASILLLCLVVVFTMQGGLLAVAITDTIMCIGMLVAATITFGVILKQTSISELLTQLNNIDPEIANPTTSNPYGAGKYQVFLVFIYALLFTTTLPYMSVRFLSLKEDLKVHKMALYMAPMGFILSFIPFVGIFMRYYKPGLENPDTAMPVFLNTYIPPVIGGLITLFILFAMLSTISSVLQAQASALTHDMYTAFKKEIFKGNLINRLGVLVIAAISLYLTFVAPQGMLNQVAYIGTGGLIAMFLGPTIVQVIVKGNAKTCIVAMLAGLITDILLMFRFNAGWVEAPILGGLASATVYVIMGYITNGMSLKPKAVAV from the coding sequence ATGATTAACTGGATAATATTTGCAATAGCGGCGATGGTTTTAATTGCTGTCGGTTTTTTCTCAAACAGAAAAATTAAACAAGATACAAATGCCAGCGAAGGTTTTTTATTGGGAGCAAAACAAATCGGTCCCTTTATCGGAGCCGGAACGCTGATGGCAACAGGATACAGCGGATGGGGGTTTATCGGATCACCGGGAACGGCCTACGCATTCGGTACTATTGAAATTCTTGCCAACTTCTTTTTTGCACCGGCTATTACTTTCGGAGCGCTCTGGTTTGCCAGCTATATGAGAAAAAATGCTGAAGCGATGGGAGGTTTAACGGTTCCCAGCTATTTAGCCAAGATTCACAGAGGTACGGAAAAAGAACAAAGAGCGATTCAATTTATAAGCGGATTTGCAACGTTATTGTTTTTGACTGTGTATATAGTCGGACAGATCCGTGCAGTAGGGCTTGTCGCTGCTGAATGGTTAGGAGTTTCGCAGCAGATAGCATCAATACTCTTGTTGTGTTTAGTTGTGGTGTTTACTATGCAAGGTGGGCTTCTTGCCGTTGCCATTACCGATACGATAATGTGTATTGGCATGCTCGTTGCGGCGACAATTACGTTCGGTGTAATTCTAAAACAAACCTCTATCAGTGAATTACTCACTCAGTTGAATAACATTGATCCTGAAATTGCCAATCCGACGACATCGAATCCGTATGGAGCAGGAAAATATCAAGTGTTTTTAGTATTTATCTATGCTTTATTATTTACCACAACACTGCCGTATATGTCAGTTCGTTTTTTGTCGTTAAAAGAAGACTTAAAAGTGCATAAAATGGCGCTTTATATGGCGCCAATGGGGTTCATTTTAAGTTTTATCCCCTTTGTAGGCATTTTTATGCGTTATTATAAGCCGGGACTGGAAAACCCCGATACGGCAATGCCGGTTTTTTTAAACACATATATCCCTCCTGTTATCGGCGGATTGATTACGCTGTTTATTCTTTTTGCGATGCTGTCAACAATCAGTTCCGTATTGCAAGCACAGGCATCAGCCTTAACGCACGATATGTATACGGCATTTAAGAAGGAAATTTTTAAAGGGAATCTTATCAATCGGCTCGGCGTATTGGTGATAGCAGCTATTTCTTTATATCTAACCTTTGTTGCACCGCAAGGTATGCTCAATCAGGTAGCTTATATTGGAACAGGTGGACTTATCGCTATGTTTTTAGGACCGACTATTGTTCAGGTAATTGTCAAAGGCAATGCAAAAACGTGTATAGTGGCAATGCTTGCAGGACTTATTACGGACATCTTGCTTATGTTCCGGTTTAATGCAGGCTGGGTTGAAGCTCCTATTCTGGGCGGTCTTGCCAGTGCGACGGTCTATGTAATTATGGGTTATATTACAAACGGAATGAGTTTAAAACCTAAGGCTGTAGCAGTTTAA
- a CDS encoding Crp/Fnr family transcriptional regulator translates to MIISIGMHNKEETDILNLDRFKIFDNISEKSRQRLNMLHIKKKRFAANEIVKRQGDKLTAALLIDSGCLRTIDYTIDGQEKVSSYYSAHDAFPFYLYFGKTTNFPYDVYALKSSDVFFLPFAEVKEIINDDIVFMRNIMEFIAEYTCFYRLLLRATQYPKVVQRIAYWLLHIDEIDRLKYPSNQNMLANMLRVNRPSLNQELKKLHQDEIVKIKGMHFKIVDREFLENLI, encoded by the coding sequence ATGATTATTAGTATCGGTATGCACAACAAAGAAGAAACAGACATTCTGAATTTAGATAGATTCAAGATATTTGACAACATTTCGGAAAAAAGCCGACAGCGGTTAAATATGTTACATATAAAGAAGAAACGGTTTGCCGCAAACGAGATAGTAAAAAGGCAGGGAGATAAACTTACGGCCGCTTTACTTATTGATTCCGGTTGCTTAAGAACAATCGACTATACTATTGACGGGCAAGAAAAAGTTTCATCATACTACTCGGCACATGACGCTTTCCCTTTTTATTTGTATTTTGGAAAAACGACGAATTTCCCCTATGATGTTTATGCACTCAAAAGCTCGGATGTGTTTTTTCTACCGTTTGCAGAAGTTAAAGAAATAATTAATGACGATATTGTTTTTATGCGAAACATAATGGAATTTATTGCAGAATATACATGTTTTTACCGGCTTTTATTGCGCGCAACGCAATATCCGAAAGTTGTACAAAGAATTGCATATTGGCTTTTACATATAGATGAGATTGATCGTTTGAAATATCCTTCAAACCAAAACATGCTCGCAAATATGTTAAGAGTTAATCGCCCAAGTTTAAATCAAGAATTAAAAAAATTACATCAAGACGAAATTGTAAAAATAAAAGGCATGCATTTTAAAATAGTGGACAGAGAATTTCTGGAAAATTTAATTTAA